A genome region from Desulfonatronovibrio magnus includes the following:
- a CDS encoding exodeoxyribonuclease III: protein MIIHSWNVNGFRAVVGKGFWDWFQQADSDVVCLQEIKALPEQIAEKDRTISGYDAFWNPATVKKGYSGVASFYRVAPLSVSKSLPDERYHGEGRVILMEYEKFYLFNIYFPNGQMSDERLQFKLDFYDCFLDYAQELRKNKPIVVCGDLNTAHKEIDLKNPKANEDRSGFLPIERQWVDKFVEHGFIDTFRMFNQEPDQYTWWTYRFGARSRNAGWRIDYFFVSEELRNNVVRSWIEPQVMGSDHCPIGLELKV, encoded by the coding sequence ATGATTATTCATTCATGGAATGTAAACGGGTTTCGTGCGGTAGTGGGCAAAGGCTTCTGGGACTGGTTTCAGCAGGCTGACTCTGATGTGGTCTGCCTGCAGGAAATTAAAGCCCTTCCAGAGCAGATTGCTGAAAAAGACAGAACTATATCCGGATATGATGCCTTCTGGAATCCTGCAACAGTAAAAAAAGGATATTCCGGTGTGGCCTCATTCTACAGAGTTGCACCCCTTTCTGTCTCCAAAAGCCTGCCTGATGAGCGTTATCATGGCGAGGGCAGGGTAATTCTAATGGAGTATGAAAAGTTTTATCTCTTCAATATTTACTTTCCCAATGGCCAGATGAGTGATGAGCGCCTGCAGTTCAAGCTTGATTTTTATGACTGCTTTCTGGACTACGCTCAGGAGCTTAGAAAAAACAAGCCCATTGTAGTCTGCGGAGATCTCAACACCGCTCACAAGGAGATTGACCTGAAAAACCCCAAGGCCAATGAAGACAGGTCTGGTTTTCTGCCCATAGAAAGGCAGTGGGTGGATAAGTTTGTGGAGCACGGATTTATTGATACCTTTCGAATGTTTAATCAGGAACCTGATCAGTATACCTGGTGGACATACAGGTTTGGGGCAAGGTCAAGGAATGCGGGCTGGCGTATCGACTATTTTTTTGTGTCTGAGGAGTTAAGGAATAATGTGGTCAGGTCATGGATAGAGCCCCAGGTCATGGGCTCAGACCATTGTCCCATTGGCTTGGAACTTAAAGTATAA
- a CDS encoding metallophosphoesterase codes for MAEKFWIAFGDVHENLRNIHKVKDIREAAGVLVSGDLTNVGNRSRAGSIIDEIKAFNSNVYAQIGNMDTKEVEKYLNETGANIHKKLVALSEDVHVLGLGYSTPTPFSTPSEVSEEQVKSWLDSILKQAMEVRHLIFITHTPPQNTKADRLGAGANVGSPAVRAFIEKVQPEVCVTGHIHEARSVDHVGRTIVINPGTFGSGGYVRITFDGTKLDAELRAV; via the coding sequence ATGGCGGAGAAATTCTGGATAGCTTTTGGAGATGTGCATGAGAATTTGCGCAATATCCACAAAGTTAAAGATATCAGAGAAGCAGCGGGCGTTCTTGTATCCGGAGATTTGACCAATGTGGGCAACAGGTCCAGAGCCGGTTCCATTATTGATGAAATCAAGGCCTTTAATTCTAATGTGTATGCCCAAATCGGCAACATGGATACTAAGGAAGTGGAAAAGTATCTGAACGAGACAGGAGCCAACATCCATAAAAAGCTGGTTGCTCTGTCAGAAGACGTACATGTGCTGGGGCTTGGATATTCAACTCCCACCCCTTTTTCCACACCTTCTGAAGTCAGTGAGGAACAGGTCAAGTCCTGGTTAGACAGTATTCTTAAGCAGGCCATGGAAGTCAGGCATTTGATTTTCATTACTCACACCCCCCCACAAAACACAAAAGCGGATCGTCTTGGTGCCGGGGCCAATGTGGGCAGTCCGGCAGTCCGGGCGTTTATTGAAAAGGTTCAGCCCGAGGTCTGTGTGACCGGGCATATTCATGAAGCCAGGTCTGTTGATCATGTGGGCAGGACCATTGTTATCAATCCGGGAACTTTTGGATCAGGCGGATATGTGCGCATAACCTTTGACGGCACAAAGCTGGATGCTGAGCTGCGAGCAGTATAA
- a CDS encoding cysteine synthase: MNNLLSLIGSTPLVEIRNISVNPRVSIMAKLEMKNPGGSVKDRVALAMIERAEKSGELTKGKTVIEATSGNTGIGLAMVCAVKGYPIKLIMSAAASEERKKIMRAYGAEIVLTPGHLSTDGAIEEAYRMAREEPDKYVLMDQFNNPASIEAHYQTTGPEIWEQTEGQVTHITACLGTTGTIMGITRRMRELAPHVRCIGIEPYPGHKIQGLKNMQESYPPGIYDKKFLDVVANVNDEDAFAMCRELARKEGLFVGMSSGAAMAGSLKLAREMESGLIVTIFPDSGERYLSTPLFKMPEQDGIKFFDLKTRKKVSFQAASGRPVLFTIGPRTSFTDDPDFWRRAVFLDTACRYLIHKGLKPVPLAAVADFDDTTLEAVRAGQSTLKDFKHTVISELEAISRDINLCSGFQFVPASDKLEQGQELCSKLLSRGLAYEKLRSVYFDVGRDQEYGKLAGIDPATIISGKTVDLEDYVKDSPRDFTLYKRASLKDLKEDNVLKTRWGNVRPSWYLQMAASLDHDRLDLVLAGETHFFPHLDNLRSIWKGARALIPQCWAVAQSVRGEADGLDLPGIKTMAAEAGYSALRVWLLSGSYHKTLSYSEKNLAMWVKNWHRIQDLCATLIVEKFPTTDISKDNVNALCKELEQNLFKSVEDDLSVYKFWPDLFSFCKKVRNLVEEGKIGKDQASESLTVLKKMDSILGILDWNNMPLAEAEYPRELKDLLVQRNKARDEKDYASADKLRQTMIKMGYRIEDTHGGIRVYKILNFSLHTYRSF; encoded by the coding sequence ATGAATAATCTCCTTTCCCTCATTGGCAGCACCCCTCTGGTAGAAATCAGAAATATTTCCGTCAATCCCAGGGTCAGCATCATGGCCAAGTTAGAAATGAAGAATCCTGGAGGATCGGTTAAGGACCGGGTTGCTCTGGCCATGATTGAGCGCGCTGAGAAGTCCGGTGAGCTAACTAAGGGTAAAACCGTCATTGAAGCCACTTCCGGCAATACCGGAATTGGACTGGCCATGGTCTGTGCTGTCAAGGGATATCCCATAAAGCTGATCATGTCTGCAGCAGCTTCAGAGGAAAGAAAGAAAATAATGCGGGCTTATGGTGCTGAGATTGTTCTCACTCCCGGTCATTTGAGCACAGACGGGGCCATTGAAGAGGCATACCGTATGGCCAGGGAAGAACCGGATAAGTACGTGCTCATGGATCAGTTCAACAATCCAGCCAGCATTGAAGCCCACTATCAGACAACCGGCCCGGAGATCTGGGAGCAAACTGAAGGTCAGGTGACTCACATTACTGCCTGTCTGGGAACTACCGGAACCATAATGGGCATTACCCGCAGGATGCGCGAGTTAGCCCCTCATGTGCGCTGCATTGGAATTGAGCCTTATCCGGGGCACAAGATTCAGGGCCTGAAAAACATGCAGGAATCTTACCCTCCAGGCATTTATGATAAAAAATTTTTAGATGTAGTGGCTAACGTAAATGATGAAGATGCCTTTGCCATGTGTCGGGAACTGGCCCGCAAGGAAGGGCTTTTTGTGGGCATGAGTTCCGGAGCGGCCATGGCAGGGAGCCTCAAGCTTGCACGGGAAATGGAATCCGGCCTCATAGTGACTATTTTTCCTGACAGCGGGGAAAGATATCTGAGCACTCCTCTTTTCAAAATGCCTGAACAGGACGGAATCAAGTTTTTTGATCTAAAGACCAGAAAAAAGGTGTCCTTTCAGGCAGCATCAGGCAGGCCTGTACTGTTCACCATCGGCCCCAGGACCAGCTTTACAGATGACCCTGACTTCTGGAGAAGGGCGGTCTTTCTGGACACAGCCTGCAGATATCTGATTCATAAGGGGCTCAAACCTGTGCCTTTGGCTGCAGTGGCTGATTTTGACGATACAACCCTGGAAGCGGTCAGGGCAGGGCAGTCAACACTCAAAGACTTCAAGCATACTGTTATTTCTGAGCTTGAGGCTATTTCCAGGGATATTAACCTTTGTTCCGGTTTTCAGTTTGTTCCGGCTTCAGACAAGCTTGAACAGGGCCAGGAACTCTGCTCAAAGCTGCTTTCCAGAGGCCTGGCCTATGAAAAGCTCAGATCTGTGTATTTTGATGTTGGCCGGGACCAGGAATACGGCAAGTTAGCCGGGATTGATCCTGCAACAATTATTTCCGGCAAGACCGTTGATCTTGAGGATTATGTCAAGGACAGTCCCAGGGATTTTACCCTGTACAAGAGAGCCAGTCTTAAGGATCTCAAGGAGGACAATGTTCTGAAAACCAGATGGGGCAATGTCCGGCCTTCGTGGTATCTTCAGATGGCTGCTTCCCTTGATCATGACCGGCTGGACCTTGTACTGGCAGGCGAAACTCATTTTTTCCCCCATTTAGACAACCTGAGAAGTATCTGGAAAGGGGCCAGGGCATTGATTCCGCAATGCTGGGCTGTAGCTCAGAGCGTGCGCGGCGAAGCTGATGGCCTTGACCTGCCTGGAATTAAAACCATGGCTGCTGAAGCTGGTTATTCTGCCTTGCGTGTCTGGCTGCTTTCAGGATCTTATCATAAAACCCTTTCCTATTCAGAAAAAAATCTGGCCATGTGGGTTAAAAACTGGCATAGGATTCAGGATTTATGCGCTACACTTATTGTGGAAAAATTTCCGACCACTGATATTTCTAAGGATAATGTAAACGCATTGTGCAAAGAACTGGAACAGAATCTTTTCAAATCTGTTGAAGACGACCTGTCTGTTTATAAGTTCTGGCCTGATCTTTTTTCTTTTTGCAAAAAAGTACGCAACCTTGTTGAAGAAGGTAAAATTGGTAAGGATCAGGCCAGTGAAAGTCTGACAGTCCTGAAAAAAATGGACTCCATTCTGGGCATTCTGGATTGGAATAATATGCCCTTGGCAGAGGCTGAATACCCTCGAGAGCTTAAAGATTTGCTTGTACAGAGAAACAAGGCCAGAGACGAGAAAGACTACGCTTCAGCTGACAAACTCAGACAAACCATGATCAAAATGGGGTACAGGATAGAAGATACCCATGGCGGGATAAGGGTTTATAAGATTTTAAACTTTTCTCTTCATACTTACAGGAGTTTTTGA
- a CDS encoding DMT family transporter has protein sequence MPDQKKAYMYALLTVGIWSTVASAFKISLRYLDHIQLLFYSCLTSTLVLGMLCIYFFGPGFWKLISRDNIKSSLMLGFLNPFLYYLVLFKAYDLLPAQEAQPLNYTWGITLALLSIPLLKQKITRTQILAIVISYSGTLIISTRGNILGLEFSNPLGVGLALGSTIIWALYWIYNTKDTLDPVLKLFLNFLAGLIYISIFLPFVTTFAFTDIRGLYGAIYVGVFEMGITFVFWLMALRFSRTTAQVSNLIYLSPFLSLIFIYFFVGETIRISTIVGLVLIMAGLIIQNRAR, from the coding sequence ATGCCCGACCAGAAAAAAGCATACATGTACGCCCTGCTCACTGTGGGCATCTGGTCCACAGTAGCCTCGGCCTTTAAGATTTCCCTGCGCTATCTGGATCATATTCAGCTCCTGTTCTACTCCTGCCTGACTTCAACACTGGTGCTGGGCATGCTGTGCATCTACTTTTTCGGACCAGGATTCTGGAAGCTGATATCCAGGGACAATATAAAATCTTCCCTTATGCTGGGTTTTCTCAACCCTTTTCTGTATTATCTTGTTCTGTTCAAGGCTTACGATCTGCTTCCGGCCCAGGAGGCCCAGCCTTTAAATTATACATGGGGCATCACTCTGGCCCTGTTGTCCATTCCCCTGCTTAAACAAAAAATTACCAGAACCCAGATTCTGGCCATAGTTATCAGTTATTCAGGTACTCTAATCATTTCCACCAGAGGCAATATTCTGGGCCTTGAATTTTCCAACCCTCTCGGAGTTGGTCTGGCCCTTGGGAGCACCATTATCTGGGCCCTGTACTGGATTTACAACACCAAAGACACCCTTGACCCTGTGCTTAAACTGTTTTTGAACTTTCTGGCCGGGCTGATTTATATTTCCATTTTTCTGCCCTTTGTAACTACCTTTGCCTTTACAGATATCCGAGGCCTGTACGGTGCTATTTATGTGGGTGTTTTTGAAATGGGCATTACTTTTGTTTTCTGGCTCATGGCTTTGCGGTTTTCCAGAACCACGGCCCAGGTCAGCAATCTCATCTATCTCTCCCCTTTTCTGTCTCTGATCTTTATCTATTTTTTTGTGGGTGAGACCATCAGGATTTCCACCATAGTGGGGCTGGTGCTGATCATGGCCGGGCTTATTATCCAGAACCGGGCCAGGTGA
- a CDS encoding cobalamin B12-binding domain-containing protein: MINKELYDDYIQALLKGDRQYCFELVKDLLDKDISIYDLYIHLFQSSLYHVGHLWETNKISVATEHMATSITEGLLSLTYPKIFSADHKGKKAVISCIANEYHQIGGKMVADIFELNGWDGYFLGANTPLNELMEMVKDKQPDMLALSLSIYFNMQSLHDVIGKIKEVYPELKVIVGGQAFRWGGQDIGSKFKNVRYVPTINDLEKMLVKND; the protein is encoded by the coding sequence ATGATAAATAAAGAACTTTACGATGATTATATTCAAGCTCTGCTCAAAGGAGACAGGCAGTACTGCTTTGAGCTTGTCAAGGATCTGCTGGATAAGGATATATCCATTTATGATCTCTACATTCATCTCTTTCAAAGTTCTCTCTACCACGTGGGTCATCTCTGGGAAACTAACAAGATTTCTGTAGCAACAGAACATATGGCTACCTCCATCACTGAAGGTCTTTTATCTCTGACCTACCCCAAAATATTTTCAGCTGATCATAAAGGAAAAAAGGCTGTCATCTCCTGCATTGCCAATGAATATCACCAGATTGGCGGGAAAATGGTGGCGGATATATTTGAGCTGAACGGGTGGGATGGCTATTTTCTTGGTGCCAATACTCCGTTAAATGAACTTATGGAAATGGTCAAAGACAAGCAGCCTGACATGCTGGCCTTATCCCTGAGCATATATTTCAATATGCAGTCTTTACATGATGTAATAGGCAAGATCAAAGAGGTTTACCCTGAACTTAAAGTTATAGTTGGAGGTCAGGCCTTTCGCTGGGGTGGGCAGGATATTGGAAGCAAATTCAAAAATGTGCGTTATGTCCCTACAATTAATGACCTCGAAAAAATGCTGGTGAAAAATGACTGA
- a CDS encoding PAS domain-containing sensor histidine kinase, whose protein sequence is MTDFKAIKTCSHSLSRYLYQDASVILILMDSKGTIIEANRYAREIINHDILGKNITDFLVDFSNSIALSDLIDQNDDAHMLNVTSSSGLPQTFYFKFLQHDENILAIGELNHVEVESLRKNLMSLNNEFSNLNRELHKKNAELVKLNDLKNHFLGMAAHDLRNPIGAIQNLSEFLLEEAASNLTSEHLKFISVINTSSRFMLSLLDQLLDIARIEAGKLDLDIQPTDLLNLIKTCVELNRVLADKKGIKIQFHHYEAFPEIKLDAMKIEQVMHNLLSNAIKFSQPGTRVYVSAFLSDDHVTVSVKDEGPGIPREDLDKLYKPFSRTSVQVPAGEKSTGLGLAIVHKIILGHSGKIWVDSKVGEGSVFSFSIPLKHSKTTRNPQQP, encoded by the coding sequence ATGACTGACTTCAAAGCCATTAAGACCTGCAGCCATTCTCTGAGCCGCTACCTGTACCAGGATGCCTCCGTCATTTTGATTCTGATGGATTCAAAGGGTACAATTATTGAAGCCAACAGATATGCCAGAGAAATTATCAATCACGATATACTGGGTAAAAATATCACTGACTTTCTGGTGGATTTCTCCAATTCAATTGCACTAAGTGACTTGATTGACCAGAATGATGATGCTCATATGCTGAATGTAACCTCGTCGTCAGGCCTGCCCCAGACCTTTTATTTCAAATTTCTCCAACACGATGAAAATATACTCGCCATAGGTGAACTCAATCATGTTGAGGTGGAAAGTCTGCGCAAAAACCTTATGAGCCTCAATAATGAATTCAGCAATCTCAACAGGGAATTGCATAAGAAAAACGCCGAACTGGTCAAGCTGAATGATCTGAAAAATCACTTTCTGGGCATGGCAGCACATGACCTGCGCAATCCCATAGGAGCTATTCAGAATTTAAGTGAATTTCTGCTGGAAGAGGCAGCTTCAAACCTTACTTCGGAACACCTTAAATTTATAAGCGTCATTAACACTTCCAGCCGTTTCATGCTTTCACTGCTTGACCAGCTTCTGGATATTGCAAGAATTGAGGCTGGCAAGCTGGATTTGGACATACAGCCAACAGATCTGCTTAACCTGATAAAGACCTGCGTTGAACTGAACAGAGTACTGGCTGACAAAAAGGGCATAAAGATTCAGTTTCATCACTATGAAGCATTCCCTGAAATAAAGCTTGATGCCATGAAGATTGAACAGGTTATGCACAATCTTTTATCCAATGCAATAAAATTTTCTCAGCCTGGGACCAGGGTCTATGTTAGCGCTTTTTTAAGTGATGATCATGTTACTGTTTCGGTAAAGGATGAAGGTCCTGGAATTCCCAGGGAAGATTTAGACAAGCTATACAAGCCTTTCTCACGAACAAGCGTTCAGGTTCCTGCAGGCGAAAAAAGTACAGGGCTTGGGCTGGCCATAGTGCATAAAATCATTCTCGGGCATTCTGGCAAGATATGGGTGGACAGTAAGGTGGGAGAAGGCTCGGTTTTTTCATTTTCAATCCCCTTAAAACACAGCAAAACTACCCGGAACCCGCAGCAGCCCTGA
- a CDS encoding GspE/PulE family protein produces MTALPVKEQKKPANRYSYLMEKGLLSKVDLDKALTAAKTRGVTVDEALLDIFKINKSDLGKSLEKFYDTKFVPFDNDYEPPFDLFEKKNLDPDFLKKFGWVPLKREGNNIVVLVSNPFDLGRLDEIRFIFGTSRIVPHVSLSKDIESFIDYFYNQLNSDSSMASLADDLDLDDDQDDDVIEDGEITEHDSEVVRLVNALMVEAWRKNASDIHIEPNVRARYCMIRLRIDGTCHEFRKMRLALARPLVSRIKIMSHLDIAERRLPQDGKVKIKLSEINRLLEFRIATIPTMEGQEDVVMRLLASGKPMPLEKLGLTQENQTNFERLIHKPYGLILVVGPTGSGKTTTLHSAVSYINTPERKIWTAEDPVEISQDGLRQVQVNPKIGLTFASILRSFLRADPDIIMIGEMRDRETAHIGVEASLTGHVVFSTLHTNTAPETVTRLLDMELDPFNFADSLLGVLGQRLVKTLCPKCKEAYSPSSKEMQELALEYGQGFEEQVGKIFDKEPVLHKAKGCRQCIGGYKGRIGIHELMVNTEGIKKMIKYKKPTEEIRDMALSEGMLSLKQDGLIKLLRGITDITQVRAAAGSG; encoded by the coding sequence ATGACTGCCCTTCCGGTAAAGGAACAAAAAAAGCCTGCCAACAGGTATTCATACCTCATGGAGAAAGGCCTGTTAAGTAAAGTCGATCTTGACAAGGCCTTGACTGCAGCCAAGACAAGAGGGGTAACTGTTGACGAGGCGCTTCTGGATATTTTCAAGATTAATAAAAGCGATCTTGGGAAATCCTTAGAAAAATTTTATGATACTAAGTTTGTACCCTTTGATAATGACTATGAGCCTCCATTTGACCTTTTTGAAAAGAAAAATCTTGATCCGGATTTTTTAAAAAAGTTTGGCTGGGTTCCGCTAAAAAGGGAAGGAAACAATATTGTTGTTCTGGTCAGCAATCCTTTTGATCTGGGTCGTTTAGATGAAATAAGGTTTATCTTCGGAACCAGTCGCATTGTCCCCCATGTATCTCTTTCCAAGGATATTGAATCCTTTATTGATTATTTTTATAATCAGCTGAATTCTGACAGCAGTATGGCTTCTCTTGCTGATGATCTTGATCTGGATGATGATCAGGATGATGATGTCATAGAAGACGGTGAAATAACGGAGCATGACAGTGAGGTTGTACGGCTTGTTAATGCCCTTATGGTTGAGGCCTGGCGGAAAAATGCTTCAGATATTCATATAGAGCCCAATGTAAGGGCAAGATACTGTATGATTCGGCTGCGTATTGACGGAACCTGTCATGAGTTTAGAAAAATGCGCCTTGCCCTGGCACGTCCACTTGTTTCTCGTATAAAAATTATGTCCCATTTGGATATTGCTGAAAGGCGTCTGCCTCAGGACGGGAAAGTCAAAATAAAATTATCTGAGATCAATCGTCTTCTAGAGTTCAGAATAGCCACCATACCCACCATGGAGGGCCAGGAAGATGTTGTCATGCGTCTTCTTGCTTCGGGCAAACCCATGCCTTTGGAAAAACTCGGCCTGACACAGGAAAATCAGACCAATTTTGAACGTCTTATTCATAAACCTTACGGACTGATTCTTGTTGTAGGCCCAACCGGATCAGGAAAAACCACCACACTGCATTCTGCTGTGAGTTATATTAATACTCCTGAACGAAAAATATGGACAGCTGAGGATCCTGTGGAAATAAGTCAGGATGGTTTGCGCCAGGTCCAGGTTAATCCAAAAATCGGCCTGACCTTTGCCTCCATCCTGCGCTCTTTTCTCAGGGCTGACCCTGATATCATCATGATTGGTGAAATGAGAGACAGAGAAACAGCTCACATCGGGGTGGAAGCATCTCTGACAGGGCATGTGGTATTCAGCACCCTGCACACCAATACCGCCCCTGAAACAGTAACCCGCCTTCTGGATATGGAACTGGACCCATTCAATTTTGCTGATTCCTTGTTGGGTGTTCTCGGCCAGAGGCTGGTTAAAACTCTTTGCCCCAAGTGCAAGGAAGCCTACTCACCTTCCAGCAAAGAGATGCAGGAACTTGCCCTTGAGTATGGTCAGGGCTTTGAAGAACAGGTTGGAAAGATTTTTGATAAGGAACCTGTCCTTCATAAAGCCAAGGGCTGCAGGCAATGCATTGGCGGTTATAAGGGACGTATCGGCATTCATGAGCTTATGGTCAATACAGAAGGGATAAAGAAGATGATAAAATACAAAAAGCCCACAGAAGAAATAAGGGATATGGCCCTGTCAGAAGGTATGCTTTCTTTAAAGCAGGATGGTCTGATCAAATTATTGCGGGGGATAACAGATATTACTCAGGTCAGGGCTGCTGCGGGTTCCGGGTAG
- the ilvC gene encoding ketol-acid reductoisomerase, translated as MKVYYENDADLSILKDKTIAIIGYGSQGHAHAQNLRDSGLNVIVGQRPGGDNWKQARNDGFHPESASDAAMKADMIQILVQDQYQPQVYEQEVLPNLTAGKVLVFSHGFNIHFSQIVPPADVDVVMVAPKGPGHLVRREYAQGGAVPALVAVHQDHSGKAMEYALAYAKGIGSTRSGVIETTFEEETETDLFGEQAVLCGGVSELIRSGFETLVEAGYQPEVAYFECMHELKLIVDLLYEGGLSKMHYSISDTAEYGDYTRGKRVVSPKVKQEMKKILDEIQDGTFAREWILENKAGAPGFKALRRQAHKHQIEEVGANLRSMMAWLNK; from the coding sequence ATGAAAGTATACTATGAAAATGATGCTGATCTGTCCATTCTCAAGGACAAGACCATAGCAATAATTGGATATGGGAGCCAGGGGCATGCCCATGCTCAGAATCTAAGGGACTCCGGGCTTAATGTCATTGTTGGACAAAGACCCGGAGGAGATAACTGGAAACAGGCCAGAAATGACGGCTTTCATCCTGAGTCTGCCTCTGATGCGGCCATGAAAGCGGATATGATTCAGATTCTTGTGCAGGATCAATATCAGCCTCAAGTTTATGAACAAGAAGTGTTGCCCAACCTGACTGCTGGTAAAGTTCTTGTTTTCAGTCATGGTTTTAATATTCATTTCAGCCAGATAGTACCTCCGGCAGATGTGGATGTAGTAATGGTTGCTCCCAAGGGACCTGGTCATCTTGTTAGAAGGGAGTATGCTCAGGGTGGTGCAGTACCAGCTCTTGTAGCAGTACATCAGGACCATTCCGGCAAGGCTATGGAGTATGCTCTGGCTTATGCCAAGGGAATCGGATCCACAAGATCAGGAGTGATTGAAACCACTTTTGAGGAAGAGACTGAAACCGATCTTTTTGGTGAACAGGCAGTTTTGTGTGGCGGCGTGAGTGAACTCATCCGTTCCGGTTTTGAAACCCTGGTAGAAGCCGGATATCAGCCTGAGGTGGCATACTTTGAATGCATGCATGAACTTAAACTGATTGTCGATCTTCTATATGAAGGCGGATTATCTAAAATGCACTACTCCATAAGCGACACAGCTGAGTACGGAGACTATACCAGAGGCAAAAGGGTAGTTTCTCCAAAAGTCAAACAGGAAATGAAGAAAATTCTGGATGAGATTCAGGATGGAACGTTTGCCAGGGAATGGATACTTGAAAACAAAGCTGGGGCTCCCGGTTTCAAGGCATTACGCAGGCAGGCTCATAAACACCAGATTGAAGAGGTGGGAGCAAATCTTCGTAGTATGATGGCCTGGCTTAACAAATAG
- the ilvN gene encoding acetolactate synthase small subunit, which translates to MRHVLSVLVENEPGVLSRVAGLFSGRGFNIDTLNVGPTLEKGVSLMTITTFGDEQIIEQIVKQLRKVVTVIKVVDLTDLKSVEREMVLIKVNAEDSKRAEILRVADIFRCKVVDVSTDELTIEVTGDQGKIKAIVNLLQRFGIKEFARTGTVAMRRSMQF; encoded by the coding sequence ATGAGACATGTATTATCAGTACTTGTAGAAAATGAACCCGGGGTCCTGTCCAGAGTTGCCGGTTTGTTCAGTGGCAGAGGATTTAATATTGACACTCTGAATGTTGGGCCAACCCTTGAAAAAGGGGTGTCCCTCATGACTATAACCACCTTTGGTGATGAACAGATAATTGAACAGATTGTCAAGCAGTTGCGCAAAGTAGTAACTGTTATTAAAGTTGTTGATCTGACCGATCTTAAATCAGTTGAAAGGGAAATGGTCCTTATAAAAGTTAATGCCGAGGACTCCAAAAGAGCGGAGATACTCAGAGTGGCTGATATCTTCAGGTGCAAAGTTGTTGACGTCAGCACTGACGAACTGACCATTGAAGTTACTGGAGATCAGGGCAAAATCAAAGCCATTGTTAATTTGCTGCAGCGTTTCGGAATTAAGGAGTTTGCCAGAACAGGAACTGTGGCCATGCGTAGAAGTATGCAGTTTTAG